The following proteins come from a genomic window of Bradyrhizobium paxllaeri:
- a CDS encoding substrate-binding domain-containing protein: MSDAIRVLSTLALKGAVHGLAGQYQAAGGAHIDADFAPTLALLDRLRAGEAADVVILTREGLDEVAREGRVAAESCVDLARSWVGIAVKAGAAHPDIATEAALRETLLGARVAYSRLGASGILFANLIERLGIAADINTRAVIIPQGFTAERLVTGEADLAVQQISELKQVGGIEVVGPIPRELQTAAVFSAGRMAASPNAGEAERLLRFLASPDVAPALRESGLEP, from the coding sequence CCATCCGCGTGCTCTCGACGCTGGCGTTGAAGGGCGCCGTCCATGGCCTGGCCGGCCAATATCAGGCGGCCGGCGGCGCACATATCGATGCCGATTTCGCACCCACATTGGCGCTGCTCGACCGCTTGCGCGCGGGCGAAGCCGCCGACGTCGTGATCCTGACCCGTGAGGGGCTCGACGAGGTCGCCCGCGAGGGGCGGGTGGCCGCCGAGAGTTGCGTGGATCTGGCCCGCTCATGGGTCGGCATCGCCGTGAAGGCGGGGGCGGCCCATCCCGATATCGCCACTGAGGCCGCGCTGCGCGAGACGTTACTCGGCGCGCGCGTGGCCTATTCGCGGCTTGGCGCCAGCGGCATCCTGTTCGCAAATCTGATCGAGCGGCTCGGCATTGCCGCCGATATCAACACCCGCGCCGTCATCATCCCGCAAGGCTTCACCGCCGAGCGGCTCGTAACCGGCGAGGCCGATCTCGCGGTCCAGCAGATCAGCGAGTTGAAACAGGTCGGCGGCATCGAGGTGGTCGGGCCCATTCCGCGCGAACTGCAGACGGCTGCGGTGTTTTCGGCGGGGCGAATGGCGGCATCGCCGAACGCGGGCGAGGCAGAGCGGCTGCTGCGGTTTCTCGCGTCACCCGACGTCGCGCCGGCGCTGCGCGAGAGCGGGCTCGAGCCTTGA